A genomic window from Photobacterium gaetbulicola Gung47 includes:
- a CDS encoding peptide ABC transporter, permease protein (COG1173), whose protein sequence is MSKLIDSIDNNMSVQQPNPLVKKGKEILSTVHAFFHGNPPAIIGTVLISIVLIGALMAPVLASHDPNKRVARPHVAPNTEHVLGTTRSGRDVYSQVLYGARKSLAVALSAGVIAMTLAVAIGVTSGYMGGKVDEWLNFITNVFLVFPQLPLLIVLAAFLGQVGSLVITILLGVTSWPWGARVIRSQTMAIRNKEFIISAEVMGESKIRIILVEILPNLVSIVFGGFLGTVIYAMGSEAGLGILGLGDATEVSWGSMLYWAQTSSSLYTGAWWEMIVPATALAITGGGLALINMSIDQVSNPKLKTGPHMKLWKKLKREADQRRGLL, encoded by the coding sequence ATGAGCAAGTTAATAGATTCGATCGACAATAATATGTCTGTTCAACAGCCCAATCCGCTTGTCAAAAAGGGTAAAGAGATCCTCTCGACAGTGCATGCTTTCTTTCATGGCAACCCCCCGGCGATCATCGGTACCGTCCTGATCTCGATTGTCCTGATTGGTGCCCTGATGGCACCGGTGCTGGCGAGCCATGATCCGAACAAGCGTGTTGCCAGGCCGCATGTGGCCCCGAATACCGAACATGTTCTGGGCACCACCCGAAGTGGGCGCGATGTCTACAGCCAAGTACTGTACGGGGCGAGAAAATCGCTTGCCGTTGCCCTGTCTGCTGGGGTTATAGCAATGACGCTGGCGGTCGCAATTGGTGTTACGTCTGGTTACATGGGCGGCAAGGTGGATGAATGGCTTAACTTCATTACCAATGTTTTCCTGGTCTTTCCCCAACTGCCACTGCTGATCGTTTTAGCGGCCTTTCTTGGCCAGGTCGGCTCACTGGTTATCACCATATTACTCGGGGTGACCTCCTGGCCCTGGGGGGCGCGAGTTATACGTTCGCAAACCATGGCGATCAGAAACAAAGAGTTCATTATCTCTGCTGAGGTAATGGGGGAGTCGAAAATCCGGATCATTCTTGTAGAAATTCTGCCAAACCTTGTTTCGATTGTATTCGGTGGCTTCCTGGGGACGGTAATTTACGCGATGGGCTCGGAAGCCGGGTTGGGGATCCTTGGCCTAGGTGATGCGACAGAAGTGAGTTGGGGCTCGATGCTCTACTGGGCTCAGACCTCGTCATCACTCTATACCGGGGCATGGTGGGAAATGATTGTTCCTGCAACCGCTCTGGCGATCACTGGGGGGGGATTGGCATTGATTAATATGTCTATTGACCAGGTTAGTAACCCTAAACTTAAGACTGGTCCACATATGAAGTTGTGGAAAAAACTGAAAAGAGAAGCTGATCAGCGCCGAGGTTTGCTATGA
- a CDS encoding peptide ABC transporter, permease protein (COG0601), giving the protein MSFILRRLSFYFVAFVIAISFNFLLPRLMPGDPVDALFAAAQGRMDPAQMDAVREMYGFVDGSVFEQYIAYIKSVFTLDLGPSVLMFPVSVTEVISQALPWTIFLALGSLIVALIIGVSIGTYASYRREGLFGQIVPPTLAFISNFPYIVTALLLFYFFGLKLELLPLAYTYDPSLTPGFNWEFISSVAKHAVLPMGSMIIVGISTWVFNMRNAMINVLGEDYVTMAEAKGLSSLRVMYRYAGRNAILPVATAIAMAIGFSFAGSIMTEVVFNYQGLGNVLLKGIVARDYPLIQAILLILVTAVLTANFIADLLYVWLDPRISK; this is encoded by the coding sequence ATGAGCTTTATCTTACGCAGACTCAGTTTTTATTTTGTTGCTTTTGTTATAGCAATTTCCTTTAACTTTCTTCTTCCTCGGCTGATGCCTGGCGATCCCGTCGATGCTTTATTCGCAGCAGCACAGGGCCGCATGGACCCGGCCCAGATGGATGCTGTGCGTGAAATGTATGGCTTTGTCGATGGCTCTGTATTTGAGCAATATATTGCCTATATTAAAAGTGTTTTCACGTTGGATTTGGGCCCTTCGGTACTGATGTTTCCGGTGAGTGTGACCGAAGTGATTAGCCAGGCACTGCCGTGGACAATTTTCCTGGCACTAGGCTCCCTGATTGTTGCTTTGATCATCGGCGTCTCCATCGGTACCTATGCCTCATATCGGCGTGAAGGCCTATTTGGTCAAATCGTACCGCCGACTCTGGCTTTCATCAGTAACTTTCCTTATATCGTGACAGCATTGCTGCTGTTCTATTTCTTCGGCCTGAAGCTCGAACTGTTGCCGCTTGCCTATACCTATGATCCGTCTTTAACCCCTGGCTTTAACTGGGAGTTCATTTCCAGTGTCGCCAAGCACGCTGTTTTGCCTATGGGCTCAATGATCATCGTTGGTATTTCGACCTGGGTGTTCAATATGCGCAATGCCATGATCAACGTGTTGGGCGAAGACTATGTCACCATGGCTGAAGCCAAGGGATTGAGCAGTTTGCGTGTCATGTATCGCTATGCCGGGCGAAATGCCATCCTCCCAGTGGCCACAGCCATTGCGATGGCTATAGGTTTCTCATTTGCCGGTTCAATTATGACCGAAGTCGTTTTTAACTATCAGGGGCTGGGGAATGTATTGCTAAAAGGCATTGTTGCCCGTGATTACCCTCTGATCCAGGCAATTCTGCTGATTCTTGTTACCGCAGTCCTAACTGCAAACTTCATCGCAGACCTTCTTTACGTCTGGCTAGATCCTCGGATTTCTAAATAA
- a CDS encoding oligopeptide ABC transporter extracellular solute-binding family 5 protein (COG0747): MHSKKVLASLVCGLMLTANGVVADEIKQGGTLTVPIIGTGFVENFNPYTTKDLLHGVMFEPLLVFNNMTGKTEYRLAKSVEYSDDLKKVYVTLRDGLKWSDGSALTANDVAFSFNMTKDAAAFDQKGIWSGGNLVSVTASDAKTVVFELNEADSTFVWSLPAYHVVPEKVWSKVEDLTIFTNPDPIGSGPMTSVKYVNAQQMELCRNPHYYLENRPYLDCLTYRSYNDNSQIQPALMKGEIDWGSNFIADVENTFVKANPENHHFWYPANDAIHLYVNTKEAPFDNLQVRQALSVALDREAIVDIAAYGYPTANFNVGGIGELYSTHISKDVSEKYKELTQYNPEKAKALLDEAGLKDRNGDGFRDMPNGETVEFDIEVVNGWTDWIQVVQMVTEYYEEIGIKANVKTVDWAVYDKSLKDSEYKMSINWSMVATNPILAYQEYFSTSRIGKTWHAGHGINSPEIDKLIDSFGKTNEPAQQKEILDELQVFTAENLPFIPLFSNPTWFQYNSSKIAGWPSEDNPYVQPVWYDGGKRVLILNNLHLK; this comes from the coding sequence ATGCATAGTAAAAAGGTATTGGCTTCCTTAGTATGCGGCTTGATGCTAACTGCAAATGGTGTTGTAGCTGATGAAATCAAGCAAGGTGGTACATTGACAGTGCCAATTATTGGTACTGGGTTTGTTGAAAACTTCAACCCATATACAACCAAAGACCTACTGCATGGTGTGATGTTCGAACCTCTGCTGGTTTTCAACAACATGACAGGCAAAACAGAGTACCGCTTGGCTAAGTCCGTTGAGTACTCTGACGATTTGAAGAAAGTCTACGTGACGTTGCGTGATGGCTTGAAGTGGTCTGATGGCTCTGCGCTGACGGCTAACGATGTCGCATTTAGTTTCAACATGACCAAAGACGCAGCAGCATTTGACCAGAAAGGTATCTGGAGTGGCGGTAACCTAGTAAGTGTAACTGCTAGCGACGCGAAGACAGTTGTCTTTGAGCTTAATGAAGCGGACTCTACTTTTGTTTGGTCACTGCCTGCATACCATGTGGTACCAGAGAAAGTATGGAGCAAGGTTGAAGACCTAACAATCTTCACCAACCCTGATCCAATTGGCAGTGGGCCAATGACTTCAGTGAAATATGTGAATGCGCAGCAAATGGAGTTGTGCCGCAACCCGCATTATTATCTTGAGAACCGCCCGTATCTTGACTGCTTGACTTACCGTTCTTACAACGATAACTCGCAAATTCAGCCTGCATTAATGAAGGGTGAAATTGACTGGGGGTCAAACTTTATTGCCGATGTCGAGAATACATTTGTCAAAGCAAACCCGGAAAACCACCACTTTTGGTACCCGGCCAATGATGCGATTCACCTTTACGTAAATACCAAAGAAGCACCATTTGATAACTTGCAGGTACGTCAAGCCCTTTCGGTGGCTCTGGATCGTGAAGCCATTGTCGATATCGCCGCTTATGGTTACCCGACAGCAAACTTCAACGTTGGTGGTATCGGCGAGCTCTATAGCACGCACATCAGTAAGGATGTTAGCGAGAAATATAAAGAGTTGACCCAGTACAATCCTGAAAAAGCCAAAGCACTATTGGATGAGGCAGGACTTAAAGATCGCAATGGTGATGGCTTCCGCGATATGCCAAATGGCGAGACGGTGGAGTTCGACATCGAGGTAGTCAATGGTTGGACTGACTGGATCCAGGTCGTCCAGATGGTCACAGAGTATTACGAAGAAATCGGTATTAAAGCCAATGTTAAAACCGTGGACTGGGCGGTGTATGACAAGTCACTGAAAGATAGCGAATATAAGATGTCAATCAACTGGTCTATGGTCGCGACAAACCCGATCTTGGCTTATCAGGAGTACTTCTCAACATCGCGAATCGGTAAGACTTGGCATGCAGGCCATGGTATCAACTCGCCAGAGATCGATAAGCTGATCGACAGTTTCGGTAAAACCAATGAGCCAGCACAGCAAAAAGAAATTCTAGATGAACTTCAAGTGTTTACGGCCGAAAACCTACCGTTTATCCCACTGTTCTCAAATCCGACGTGGTTCCAGTATAACAGCTCAAAAATTGCTGGATGGCCAAGCGAAGACAACCCATATGTTCAGCCGGTATGGTATGACGGCGGTAAGCGAGTGCTAATCCTCAACAATCTTCACCTTAAGTAA
- a CDS encoding chitinase (COG3325,COG3979) — protein MQKGLRLSKLAGTMAVMLLAGTAASVHSAPTHDKNVIGYITQWEAWKGTNAGFSVKGEATHLNVNMDIYSILNFSFFGVAKDGSLHSGDLRNKSIYQPGAVQEPGPLLHPDVYSSWDFHILWGELEYIHQYPGNEAWEADTLRKVQEQGFVKSGSGWLHTPTGVSGQFPIPLKKAGGAPGLIDLANQKGVKVMASLGGWSMSKHFPEMAADPVKKARFLADIDKLMALGFDGIDIDWEYPGTGGMNFEGSPEDYANFEQLMEDIRERIGPNKLLTAAFSASTAKLEGYNWPRLVASMDYFNMMTYDLNGGWSNVAGHNAPLYPYPEEEYPGLVLDHLRSWMAAKGIPSGKINFGAAFYGRGVQTTEATAYVGAPTDKRMVNFSVDGPTESAVDLDNWKEFEGQPNYNYIVQTPGWEHLWDSNAEVPYAVKGKYFLSYDDVPSIEKKAQYIVDNQLGGVIVWQVHGDIKCEGTFVSYGTKLKQCTNLSSPLAEAIDRVFTTGGSLNTAPVLTVPSPQTIDAGAVVSFDVSATDADSDPLSFTVTNATVVDNGNGSATVTYQAPNTATDLQDTVVVKVSDGRTSTTDSVVINVKGSGGAGNSAPVLTAPASTSVDSGQSVVISVSADDADGDLLTYTASAGTVTPTATGAEVTFVAPSVTADTVIDLVVTVTDGIASDTVTISVTVLADISGGVSTWDPNQVYNTGDSVMFEGVKYIAKWWTKGDQPGTSSAWEVFDDGSVGEWIATKAYNGGDEVIFNGQTYRAKWWTQGDQPGSASGPWELV, from the coding sequence ATGCAAAAGGGATTACGACTGAGTAAACTGGCTGGCACAATGGCTGTCATGCTATTGGCAGGTACTGCCGCAAGTGTGCACTCTGCACCAACCCATGACAAAAATGTCATTGGCTACATCACTCAGTGGGAAGCATGGAAAGGGACGAATGCTGGGTTCAGTGTAAAGGGCGAAGCCACGCACCTGAATGTGAATATGGATATTTACTCTATTTTGAATTTCTCTTTCTTTGGGGTAGCAAAAGATGGCTCGCTGCACAGTGGCGATCTGCGCAACAAAAGCATTTACCAGCCTGGAGCGGTACAGGAGCCGGGGCCGCTGCTCCATCCTGATGTTTACTCGAGTTGGGACTTTCATATTTTGTGGGGCGAATTAGAGTATATTCACCAGTATCCAGGCAATGAAGCCTGGGAAGCGGATACGCTGCGCAAAGTCCAAGAGCAGGGCTTCGTGAAGTCAGGCAGCGGCTGGCTACATACCCCAACCGGTGTGTCTGGTCAGTTCCCTATTCCACTCAAAAAAGCCGGGGGGGCGCCGGGACTGATTGATTTGGCAAACCAGAAGGGGGTGAAAGTCATGGCTTCGCTGGGGGGATGGAGTATGTCAAAGCACTTCCCCGAAATGGCTGCCGACCCGGTCAAAAAGGCCCGTTTCCTCGCAGACATCGACAAGCTCATGGCGCTGGGATTTGACGGTATCGACATCGACTGGGAGTATCCGGGAACGGGCGGGATGAATTTTGAGGGAAGCCCTGAAGATTACGCGAACTTCGAGCAATTAATGGAAGATATCCGCGAGCGCATTGGCCCAAATAAATTGTTGACCGCGGCATTTTCAGCCTCGACAGCCAAACTGGAAGGGTACAACTGGCCGCGCCTGGTAGCGTCGATGGATTACTTTAATATGATGACCTACGACCTCAACGGCGGGTGGTCAAATGTGGCCGGGCATAATGCGCCGCTCTATCCGTACCCCGAAGAAGAGTATCCGGGCCTTGTTCTTGACCACCTGCGTTCATGGATGGCAGCCAAAGGCATTCCTTCAGGAAAAATTAACTTTGGTGCCGCTTTCTATGGTCGAGGTGTCCAAACCACCGAAGCAACAGCTTATGTCGGGGCGCCGACAGACAAACGGATGGTCAATTTCAGTGTGGATGGCCCGACAGAGTCAGCCGTCGATCTGGATAACTGGAAAGAGTTTGAAGGCCAGCCTAACTATAACTACATCGTCCAGACTCCCGGGTGGGAGCACCTTTGGGATAGTAACGCGGAAGTACCGTATGCAGTGAAAGGCAAGTATTTCCTCAGCTACGACGATGTACCGTCGATTGAGAAAAAAGCCCAGTATATTGTCGATAATCAGCTAGGAGGCGTGATTGTTTGGCAGGTGCATGGCGATATTAAGTGTGAAGGGACATTTGTTAGTTACGGCACCAAGCTTAAGCAATGTACCAATCTCAGTTCGCCATTGGCCGAAGCCATTGACCGGGTGTTTACGACCGGCGGTAGCCTAAATACCGCGCCAGTATTGACAGTGCCATCGCCGCAGACAATAGATGCGGGAGCGGTTGTTAGCTTCGATGTGTCAGCAACCGATGCCGATAGCGATCCACTCAGTTTTACGGTGACCAACGCGACAGTTGTTGATAATGGCAACGGCAGCGCAACGGTGACATACCAAGCACCGAATACCGCAACAGATCTGCAAGACACGGTCGTGGTGAAAGTGTCTGATGGTCGGACCTCAACGACCGATAGCGTTGTTATCAACGTGAAGGGCAGTGGCGGTGCTGGCAATAGCGCGCCGGTATTAACGGCACCGGCTAGTACTTCGGTGGATAGCGGGCAGAGCGTTGTTATCAGTGTGTCGGCTGATGACGCCGATGGCGATCTGCTTACTTATACGGCTTCTGCGGGAACGGTTACTCCGACGGCTACAGGCGCTGAAGTTACCTTTGTAGCGCCGAGTGTAACGGCGGATACTGTTATTGATTTGGTCGTTACCGTGACAGATGGTATTGCCAGTGACACAGTAACTATTTCCGTGACTGTGCTTGCAGACATTAGCGGGGGAGTTTCAACCTGGGATCCAAACCAAGTGTATAACACTGGTGATAGCGTAATGTTCGAGGGAGTAAAATATATCGCTAAATGGTGGACCAAAGGCGATCAGCCTGGAACGAGCTCAGCGTGGGAAGTGTTCGATGATGGCAGTGTTGGCGAATGGATCGCGACCAAGGCCTATAATGGCGGCGATGAGGTGATCTTCAATGGTCAAACATACCGTGCGAAGTGGTGGACTCAGGGCGATCAACCCGGTAGTGCCAGCGGCCCTTGGGAGCTTGTCTAG
- a CDS encoding putative chemotaxis protein CheV (COG0784,COG0835), with product MIKAATNQSQGMLLFKLTHRQSFAIGTLKVKEIVPYTPLTAIPHSHPTVLGAANLRGDTLPVIDMAKAVGYPPLTKEELKSSYIIITDCRRMLVGFLVRGIDRITECNWHNIDAPPSSLGKNVFVTGVTNVDNKLVQLLDVELLLSKVFPDDPDSLHPILTDMEREVLRPLKILLVDDSAVARRQLSQALDSISIPYFIATNGHDALEMLKHAAGAGAPFDILVSDIEMPGLDGYELAFEVQNTPQLSHAYIILHTSLSSEISVSQAHQVGAHEALTKFEANELIHAMLRGAEKTNSVATA from the coding sequence ATGATTAAAGCAGCAACGAATCAATCTCAAGGAATGCTGTTATTCAAACTGACCCACAGGCAGTCTTTTGCCATCGGCACGCTAAAAGTCAAAGAAATTGTGCCCTACACTCCCCTCACCGCCATTCCACACTCACACCCTACCGTGCTTGGTGCTGCAAACTTAAGAGGTGACACCTTACCGGTGATTGATATGGCTAAAGCCGTCGGGTATCCGCCGCTCACTAAAGAAGAGCTAAAAAGCAGCTACATCATAATTACCGACTGCCGCCGTATGTTGGTCGGCTTCTTAGTTCGCGGTATAGACCGGATCACCGAATGCAACTGGCACAACATTGATGCGCCACCTAGCTCACTTGGCAAGAATGTGTTTGTTACCGGGGTGACCAATGTCGATAATAAGCTGGTTCAGCTCCTTGACGTTGAATTGCTGCTATCCAAAGTATTCCCCGACGATCCAGATAGCCTTCACCCGATCTTGACTGATATGGAACGCGAAGTACTGCGACCGCTTAAAATTCTACTGGTCGATGACTCGGCAGTGGCCCGTCGCCAACTGTCGCAGGCTTTGGACAGTATATCGATCCCGTATTTCATTGCGACCAATGGCCACGACGCACTTGAGATGCTCAAGCATGCGGCAGGCGCAGGCGCGCCGTTTGATATACTGGTCAGCGACATAGAAATGCCTGGGCTAGACGGCTACGAGCTCGCTTTTGAAGTGCAAAATACACCACAACTTTCACACGCCTATATTATTTTACACACGTCGCTGTCGAGTGAGATCAGTGTATCCCAAGCCCACCAAGTGGGTGCCCATGAAGCGCTGACAAAATTTGAAGCCAATGAACTTATACATGCCATGCTGCGTGGTGCGGAAAAGACAAATAGCGTAGCAACGGCATAA
- a CDS encoding glutamate synthase GltB (COG0069): protein MGEFLLFAINFLSGLFIFCIGVGVLVVIYMYIADIRQHKHAIRHNYPVIGRFRYLFEKQGEFFRQYFFAMDREEMPFNRAERSWVYKAAKNVDRTLAFGSTRSLEPAGTIMFMNCAFPTLEEDAVAPAPITIGPNCRLPYTTSSIFNISGMSYGAISKPAVQALSHGAKIAGCWMNTGEGGLSPYHLEGGADIVFQIGTAKYGVRNTEGRLSKEKLEEVAAHPQVKMFEIKISQGAKPGKGGILPGEKVTAEIAKIRGIQEGQDSISPNGHTDIRNVGDLLDMIDFIRQTTGKPVGFKTVIGSLNWFDELLDEIKHRGKACAPDFITIDSADGGTGAAPQPLMDYVGLPLKESLPLVVARLEKHQLKDQIKVIASGKLITPSKVAWAIALGADFIVSARGHMFALGCIQALQCNKNTCPTGITTHNQRLQQGLNVADKTRRVANYNKYIHYGLGVIAHSCGVTNARLLNKSHIRVVTESGLSIALDKLYENHQ from the coding sequence GTGGGCGAATTCTTACTCTTTGCAATCAACTTTCTCTCTGGCTTATTTATTTTCTGTATCGGTGTTGGGGTACTGGTAGTGATATACATGTACATTGCAGACATCCGCCAGCATAAGCACGCGATCAGACACAACTACCCTGTTATTGGGCGATTCCGATACTTATTCGAAAAACAAGGAGAATTCTTCCGCCAATATTTTTTTGCCATGGATCGCGAAGAAATGCCCTTTAATCGCGCCGAGAGGAGCTGGGTCTATAAAGCAGCCAAAAACGTCGACCGTACCCTTGCATTTGGCTCAACCCGCAGCCTGGAGCCAGCCGGCACTATCATGTTCATGAACTGCGCCTTCCCGACCCTAGAAGAGGACGCTGTTGCACCCGCCCCCATCACTATCGGCCCCAACTGTCGCCTTCCCTATACCACTTCATCTATTTTCAACATCTCCGGCATGAGCTATGGGGCGATATCTAAACCGGCGGTCCAGGCACTATCCCACGGAGCCAAAATCGCTGGTTGCTGGATGAATACCGGAGAAGGAGGCTTGAGCCCCTACCACCTCGAAGGCGGGGCAGATATCGTCTTCCAGATTGGCACAGCAAAATATGGAGTCCGGAATACCGAAGGCCGTCTCAGCAAAGAGAAACTCGAAGAAGTCGCTGCACACCCGCAAGTAAAAATGTTTGAGATAAAAATCAGCCAAGGAGCAAAACCCGGCAAAGGAGGTATATTACCAGGCGAAAAAGTAACGGCAGAAATTGCTAAGATTCGTGGTATTCAAGAAGGCCAGGACTCAATTAGCCCCAATGGTCACACTGATATCCGTAATGTTGGCGACTTGCTCGATATGATTGATTTTATTCGCCAAACAACAGGCAAACCCGTTGGCTTCAAAACAGTGATTGGTTCGCTCAACTGGTTCGATGAATTACTGGATGAAATTAAACATCGAGGAAAAGCCTGCGCCCCTGACTTCATCACTATCGACAGTGCGGACGGTGGTACAGGTGCTGCTCCCCAACCTCTTATGGATTATGTCGGCCTGCCTTTGAAAGAAAGCCTCCCTCTTGTGGTCGCAAGGTTAGAAAAGCATCAACTTAAAGACCAAATCAAGGTCATCGCCTCAGGTAAACTGATCACCCCGTCAAAAGTAGCGTGGGCCATTGCTCTGGGAGCAGACTTTATTGTTTCTGCCCGAGGCCATATGTTTGCCCTTGGTTGTATCCAGGCGCTTCAATGCAATAAAAACACTTGCCCTACTGGCATCACGACTCACAATCAGCGGCTACAGCAAGGACTCAACGTGGCAGACAAAACACGGCGAGTCGCTAATTACAATAAATACATACATTACGGACTAGGGGTTATTGCCCACTCTTGCGGCGTCACCAATGCCAGGCTTTTGAACAAGTCACATATTCGGGTTGTGACAGAGAGCGGGTTATCAATTGCACTTGATAAACTCTATGAGAATCATCAATAA
- a CDS encoding putative two-component sensor (COG0642,COG0784,COG2202): protein MTRLLKKSRRISLAKQLLFLIILLSSIFTLLFTSLSLFLEYKGELREIDNRFTQIQDSYLSSLTSSLWVEDRELLQTQAEGVLSLPSISYVKVIDGDQVIIELGDFLNEGMLERQWLLSHQAAKKDFRLGTLLVQSDLQPVYQNLYDTFLLLLFGHSLQIFFISVCILLIAYRLVVQPLTKMSLAVTKFDDQNVPLPVQLSKRWCDDEITTLASQYNQSAEHIRHHYLELEAAKKAAEQANLKKSEFLANMSHEIRTPMNGIIGLSGLMKDMEMPDNQKDYINMLHTSSMSLLDLINDILDFSKIEAGQFELESIPLNLFELNKEVESLFLLKAAEKGLNFSCSVEKTISPMLMGDGAKLRQILNNLVSNAIKFTDKGEVSLVMAHVESSDDSCKVQFRVSDTGIGVAEDKQAAIFEKFQQADGSTTRKYGGTGLGLAICREMVKMMGAEITVDSTPGKGSTFSFVIELPREKTSIPQEERFIFDGLNILLVDDSMLNMRITTVQLEGFGAKAVSCLDPNMAITMAEQAASQGQAFDIVIIDKFMPILNGFELAELFRQHFGESCPKLLMITAVPEINDEEKAASCGIKSFLTRPYKDAHLKWAILKLVALPPESPHPDRILEGEVHNIDLSADTSELAHHEQAQADISVRKNALQQPNDMAVKVLVVEDTLINQKVARMMLEKVGAVVDIVENGELAVSIYQEKRFDVIFMDCQMPVMDGFEATRQIRGIEQQTGHFTPIIALTANVVKEEREKCFAAGMNDFVSKPVSLQVLKQKLEQHASLSVS, encoded by the coding sequence GTGACAAGACTGTTAAAAAAAAGTCGTCGAATCAGCTTGGCTAAGCAATTACTGTTTTTGATTATCTTGTTGAGTTCAATATTCACACTGTTATTCACGAGTCTGAGTTTATTTCTGGAATATAAAGGTGAACTTCGAGAGATCGACAACCGGTTTACCCAAATACAAGACAGCTATCTGTCCAGTCTCACTTCGAGCTTATGGGTGGAAGACCGCGAGTTGTTGCAGACTCAGGCCGAAGGGGTGTTAAGCCTTCCTTCTATTTCCTATGTGAAAGTCATCGACGGCGATCAGGTCATTATCGAGTTGGGCGATTTCTTGAATGAGGGGATGCTTGAGCGTCAATGGCTGTTGTCCCATCAAGCAGCAAAAAAAGATTTTAGGTTGGGAACCTTGTTGGTTCAGTCAGATCTTCAACCTGTCTATCAAAACCTCTATGACACCTTTCTCTTGTTGCTATTCGGCCATAGCCTGCAAATCTTTTTTATCTCCGTGTGTATATTGTTAATTGCTTATCGGCTGGTCGTACAACCATTGACGAAAATGTCTTTGGCCGTGACCAAGTTCGATGACCAAAATGTACCGCTACCCGTGCAGCTGTCTAAGCGTTGGTGCGACGACGAAATTACAACTTTAGCTTCACAGTACAACCAATCAGCAGAACACATACGTCATCACTACCTAGAGCTAGAAGCAGCCAAGAAAGCCGCTGAACAGGCAAACCTCAAAAAAAGCGAGTTTCTTGCCAATATGAGCCATGAGATCCGCACTCCGATGAATGGCATTATCGGGCTATCGGGTTTGATGAAGGACATGGAGATGCCGGATAATCAAAAAGATTATATCAACATGCTCCATACCTCCTCGATGTCATTGCTGGATTTGATTAATGACATTCTTGATTTCTCCAAAATCGAAGCCGGCCAGTTTGAGTTGGAATCTATTCCGTTGAACCTTTTTGAACTCAATAAAGAAGTCGAATCCCTGTTTTTGCTGAAGGCCGCAGAGAAGGGGCTGAATTTTTCATGTTCTGTCGAAAAGACAATCAGCCCGATGCTAATGGGGGACGGGGCGAAATTACGGCAGATCCTCAATAATTTGGTAAGTAATGCGATAAAGTTTACTGACAAGGGGGAGGTATCCCTTGTCATGGCGCACGTAGAGAGTAGTGACGATTCGTGCAAAGTGCAGTTTCGTGTTAGCGATACCGGGATTGGGGTTGCAGAGGATAAGCAGGCTGCTATTTTTGAAAAATTCCAGCAGGCAGATGGCAGCACAACCAGGAAGTATGGTGGCACTGGGCTGGGATTGGCTATTTGCCGTGAAATGGTCAAGATGATGGGGGCAGAAATCACTGTTGATAGTACACCGGGGAAAGGCAGTACTTTTTCTTTTGTCATCGAGCTCCCCCGCGAGAAGACATCCATTCCGCAGGAAGAGCGGTTTATCTTTGACGGTCTGAATATTTTGCTGGTGGATGACAGCATGTTGAATATGCGTATCACAACGGTCCAGCTTGAGGGATTTGGTGCAAAAGCAGTGAGCTGCCTTGACCCCAATATGGCGATTACCATGGCCGAACAGGCTGCTTCGCAGGGGCAGGCCTTTGATATTGTGATAATCGATAAGTTCATGCCAATTCTCAATGGCTTTGAACTGGCAGAGCTTTTCCGGCAGCACTTTGGCGAAAGCTGTCCGAAACTGTTGATGATAACTGCGGTACCTGAAATAAATGATGAGGAGAAGGCAGCCAGCTGCGGGATAAAATCCTTCCTTACCCGTCCTTATAAAGATGCGCATTTGAAGTGGGCGATTTTAAAACTGGTGGCTCTTCCGCCTGAGTCACCCCATCCGGACAGGATACTTGAGGGTGAGGTGCATAATATTGATTTATCGGCTGATACCTCAGAGTTAGCGCATCACGAGCAAGCGCAAGCTGACATTAGCGTACGGAAAAATGCTTTGCAGCAGCCAAATGATATGGCGGTGAAGGTTTTGGTCGTGGAAGATACGTTAATTAATCAGAAGGTTGCGAGAATGATGCTGGAGAAAGTTGGTGCAGTGGTCGACATTGTTGAAAATGGTGAGCTCGCGGTGTCTATCTATCAAGAAAAACGGTTTGATGTGATATTTATGGATTGCCAGATGCCGGTGATGGATGGCTTTGAAGCAACTCGACAAATCCGCGGTATTGAACAGCAAACTGGTCACTTTACACCGATTATTGCGCTTACCGCCAACGTCGTGAAAGAAGAAAGAGAGAAATGCTTCGCTGCCGGGATGAATGATTTTGTGTCGAAGCCGGTGTCATTGCAGGTACTGAAGCAGAAACTTGAGCAGCATGCGTCATTGAGTGTTTCATAA